A genome region from Hevea brasiliensis isolate MT/VB/25A 57/8 chromosome 9, ASM3005281v1, whole genome shotgun sequence includes the following:
- the LOC110664114 gene encoding uncharacterized protein LOC110664114 isoform X4, giving the protein MKNSSQMYSNKVKGFIFCRVTLRGQPDEDAVLCTQSKTYAIKFVGTSNSSFLIPPSDQSALCENSQVSDDKVYGQVGQQRLAPVIKVAPGNMELIEISPRLDKLKLLLSENPYGSEEVLEVEDLYEGKNKTGLYRWDDLVERVQASNDELRAGLLALSAVEIEGYWRIVEEKYMDMILRMLLHNSVLNDWSLDALDEAEVVRVLASDGFPHKLALHCLDVYGSKMDEDVCANYIWKLNGRRVCVHFAREILKAGKRKMENFMVEWLKQIPDGMQASFDMLEGEVLTEKLGVETWVRAFSVSSLPSTPAERFSILFRERSKWEWKDLHPYIRDLKVPGLSSEALLLKYTRRTQPSLDAEPVFSAR; this is encoded by the exons ATGAAAAACTCCTCCCAGATGTACTCCAACAAAG TTAAGGGTTTTATTTTTTGTAGAGTAACTTTAAGAGGTCAGCCAGATGAAGATGCAGTTCTTTGCACTCAGTCAAAAACTTATGCCATAAAGTTTGTTGGAACTTCTAATTCTTCATTCCTCATACCTCCATCAGATCAATCTGCATTGTGTGAAAATTCACAAGTTAGTGACGACAAAGTTTATGGCCAGGTAGGCCAGCAACGACTTGCACCCGTCATTAAGGTTGCACCTGGTAACATGGAGCTTATTGAAATTTCTCCTAGGCTTGACAAACTTAAGTTACTTCTATCAGAGAATCCTTATGGGTCTGAGGAAGTCCTGGAAGTGGAGGATTTGTATGAGGGAAAAAATAAAACTGGATTGTATAGGTGGGATGATCTTGTTGAAAGGGTTCAGGCTAGTAATGATGAATTGAGGGCTGGATTACTGGCCCTTTCAGCTGTAGAGATTGAAGGGTATTGGAGAATTGTGGAGGAAAAATACATGGACATGATTCTAAGGATGCTTTTGCACAATTCTGTATTGAATGACTGGTCATTAGATGCACTTGATGAAGCTGAGGTTGTAAGGGTGCTAGCATCAGATGGATTTCCACACAAGCTTGCCCTCCATTGTTTGGATGTTTATGGCAGTAAGATGGATGAGGATGTGTGTGCAAATTATATTTGGAAGTTAAATGGGAGGAGAGTATGTGTGCATTTTGCAAGAGAAATCTTGAAAGCAGGGAAAAGGAAGATGGAAAATTTTATGGTGGAATGGTTGAAACAGATTCCAGATGGCATGCAGGCAAGTTTTGATATGTTGGAAGGGGAAGTCTTAACGGAGAAGCTTGGTGTTGAGACATGGGTTCGTGCCTTTAGTGTTTCTTCACTGCCCTCAACTCCTGCTGAGCGTTTTTCCATTCTCTTTAGAGAGCGATCAAAATGGGAGtggaaggatttacatccatacATCAG GGATCTAAAGGTACCTGGTCTTTCTTCAGAAGCATTGTTGCTCAAGTACACTCGAAGAACACAACCAAGCCTAGATGCAGAACCTGTTTTTAGTGCAAGATAG
- the LOC110664114 gene encoding uncharacterized protein LOC110664114 isoform X1, with amino-acid sequence MLAAACQALYSTFLLAPRPKRSFSLSIFHLQILDIPHFYSQQMGCSGAEAVLNLRPNSSVAIAYHPHFGSYDDLMLLELDEKLLPDVLQQRVTLRGQPDEDAVLCTQSKTYAIKFVGTSNSSFLIPPSDQSALCENSQVSDDKVYGQVGQQRLAPVIKVAPGNMELIEISPRLDKLKLLLSENPYGSEEVLEVEDLYEGKNKTGLYRWDDLVERVQASNDELRAGLLALSAVEIEGYWRIVEEKYMDMILRMLLHNSVLNDWSLDALDEAEVVRVLASDGFPHKLALHCLDVYGSKMDEDVCANYIWKLNGRRVCVHFAREILKAGKRKMENFMVEWLKQIPDGMQASFDMLEGEVLTEKLGVETWVRAFSVSSLPSTPAERFSILFRERSKWEWKDLHPYIRDLKVPGLSSEALLLKYTRRTQPSLDAEPVFSAR; translated from the exons ATGCTCGCAGCAGCCTGCCAAGCATTGTATTCAACATTTCTTCTAGCGCCACGCCCAAAACGCTCTTTTAGCCTCTCAATATTTCACCTGCAAATTCTCGATATTCCACACTTTTATAGCCAGC AGATGGGCTGCAGCGGAGCAGAAGCAGTGTTAAATCTTCGACCCAACTCTTCAGTTGCTATTGCCTATCACCCTCACTTTGGTTCTTATGATGATCTGATGCTTCTTGAGCTTGATGAAAAACTCCTCCCAGATGTACTCCAACAAAG AGTAACTTTAAGAGGTCAGCCAGATGAAGATGCAGTTCTTTGCACTCAGTCAAAAACTTATGCCATAAAGTTTGTTGGAACTTCTAATTCTTCATTCCTCATACCTCCATCAGATCAATCTGCATTGTGTGAAAATTCACAAGTTAGTGACGACAAAGTTTATGGCCAGGTAGGCCAGCAACGACTTGCACCCGTCATTAAGGTTGCACCTGGTAACATGGAGCTTATTGAAATTTCTCCTAGGCTTGACAAACTTAAGTTACTTCTATCAGAGAATCCTTATGGGTCTGAGGAAGTCCTGGAAGTGGAGGATTTGTATGAGGGAAAAAATAAAACTGGATTGTATAGGTGGGATGATCTTGTTGAAAGGGTTCAGGCTAGTAATGATGAATTGAGGGCTGGATTACTGGCCCTTTCAGCTGTAGAGATTGAAGGGTATTGGAGAATTGTGGAGGAAAAATACATGGACATGATTCTAAGGATGCTTTTGCACAATTCTGTATTGAATGACTGGTCATTAGATGCACTTGATGAAGCTGAGGTTGTAAGGGTGCTAGCATCAGATGGATTTCCACACAAGCTTGCCCTCCATTGTTTGGATGTTTATGGCAGTAAGATGGATGAGGATGTGTGTGCAAATTATATTTGGAAGTTAAATGGGAGGAGAGTATGTGTGCATTTTGCAAGAGAAATCTTGAAAGCAGGGAAAAGGAAGATGGAAAATTTTATGGTGGAATGGTTGAAACAGATTCCAGATGGCATGCAGGCAAGTTTTGATATGTTGGAAGGGGAAGTCTTAACGGAGAAGCTTGGTGTTGAGACATGGGTTCGTGCCTTTAGTGTTTCTTCACTGCCCTCAACTCCTGCTGAGCGTTTTTCCATTCTCTTTAGAGAGCGATCAAAATGGGAGtggaaggatttacatccatacATCAG GGATCTAAAGGTACCTGGTCTTTCTTCAGAAGCATTGTTGCTCAAGTACACTCGAAGAACACAACCAAGCCTAGATGCAGAACCTGTTTTTAGTGCAAGATAG
- the LOC110664114 gene encoding uncharacterized protein LOC110664114 isoform X2, translating to MLAAACQALYSTFLLAPRPKRSFSLSIFHLQILDIPHFYSQQMGCSGAEAVLNLRPNSSVAIAYHPHFGSYDDLMLLELDEKLLPDVLQQRVTLRGQPDEDAVLCTQSKTYAIKFVGTSNSSFLIPPSDQSALCENSQVSDDKVYGQVGQQRLAPVIKVAPGNMELIEISPRLDKLKLLLSENPYGSEEVLEVEDLYEGKNKTGLYRWDDLVERVQASNDELRAGLLALSAVEIEGYWRIVEEKYMDMILRMLLHNSVLNDWSLDALDEAEVVRVLASDGFPHKLALHCLDVYGSKMDEDVCANYIWKLNGRRVCVHFAREILKAGKRKMENFMVEWLKQIPDGMQASFDMLEGEVLTEKLGVETWVRAFSVSSLPSTPAERFSILFRERSKWEWKDLHPYIRSIVAQVHSKNTTKPRCRTCF from the exons ATGCTCGCAGCAGCCTGCCAAGCATTGTATTCAACATTTCTTCTAGCGCCACGCCCAAAACGCTCTTTTAGCCTCTCAATATTTCACCTGCAAATTCTCGATATTCCACACTTTTATAGCCAGC AGATGGGCTGCAGCGGAGCAGAAGCAGTGTTAAATCTTCGACCCAACTCTTCAGTTGCTATTGCCTATCACCCTCACTTTGGTTCTTATGATGATCTGATGCTTCTTGAGCTTGATGAAAAACTCCTCCCAGATGTACTCCAACAAAG AGTAACTTTAAGAGGTCAGCCAGATGAAGATGCAGTTCTTTGCACTCAGTCAAAAACTTATGCCATAAAGTTTGTTGGAACTTCTAATTCTTCATTCCTCATACCTCCATCAGATCAATCTGCATTGTGTGAAAATTCACAAGTTAGTGACGACAAAGTTTATGGCCAGGTAGGCCAGCAACGACTTGCACCCGTCATTAAGGTTGCACCTGGTAACATGGAGCTTATTGAAATTTCTCCTAGGCTTGACAAACTTAAGTTACTTCTATCAGAGAATCCTTATGGGTCTGAGGAAGTCCTGGAAGTGGAGGATTTGTATGAGGGAAAAAATAAAACTGGATTGTATAGGTGGGATGATCTTGTTGAAAGGGTTCAGGCTAGTAATGATGAATTGAGGGCTGGATTACTGGCCCTTTCAGCTGTAGAGATTGAAGGGTATTGGAGAATTGTGGAGGAAAAATACATGGACATGATTCTAAGGATGCTTTTGCACAATTCTGTATTGAATGACTGGTCATTAGATGCACTTGATGAAGCTGAGGTTGTAAGGGTGCTAGCATCAGATGGATTTCCACACAAGCTTGCCCTCCATTGTTTGGATGTTTATGGCAGTAAGATGGATGAGGATGTGTGTGCAAATTATATTTGGAAGTTAAATGGGAGGAGAGTATGTGTGCATTTTGCAAGAGAAATCTTGAAAGCAGGGAAAAGGAAGATGGAAAATTTTATGGTGGAATGGTTGAAACAGATTCCAGATGGCATGCAGGCAAGTTTTGATATGTTGGAAGGGGAAGTCTTAACGGAGAAGCTTGGTGTTGAGACATGGGTTCGTGCCTTTAGTGTTTCTTCACTGCCCTCAACTCCTGCTGAGCGTTTTTCCATTCTCTTTAGAGAGCGATCAAAATGGGAGtggaaggatttacatccatacATCAG AAGCATTGTTGCTCAAGTACACTCGAAGAACACAACCAAGCCTAGATGCAGAACCTGTTTTTAG
- the LOC110664114 gene encoding uncharacterized protein LOC110664114 isoform X3, producing the protein MDQAEMGCSGAEAVLNLRPNSSVAIAYHPHFGSYDDLMLLELDEKLLPDVLQQRVTLRGQPDEDAVLCTQSKTYAIKFVGTSNSSFLIPPSDQSALCENSQVSDDKVYGQVGQQRLAPVIKVAPGNMELIEISPRLDKLKLLLSENPYGSEEVLEVEDLYEGKNKTGLYRWDDLVERVQASNDELRAGLLALSAVEIEGYWRIVEEKYMDMILRMLLHNSVLNDWSLDALDEAEVVRVLASDGFPHKLALHCLDVYGSKMDEDVCANYIWKLNGRRVCVHFAREILKAGKRKMENFMVEWLKQIPDGMQASFDMLEGEVLTEKLGVETWVRAFSVSSLPSTPAERFSILFRERSKWEWKDLHPYIRDLKVPGLSSEALLLKYTRRTQPSLDAEPVFSAR; encoded by the exons ATGGATCAAGCAGAGATGGGCTGCAGCGGAGCAGAAGCAGTGTTAAATCTTCGACCCAACTCTTCAGTTGCTATTGCCTATCACCCTCACTTTGGTTCTTATGATGATCTGATGCTTCTTGAGCTTGATGAAAAACTCCTCCCAGATGTACTCCAACAAAG AGTAACTTTAAGAGGTCAGCCAGATGAAGATGCAGTTCTTTGCACTCAGTCAAAAACTTATGCCATAAAGTTTGTTGGAACTTCTAATTCTTCATTCCTCATACCTCCATCAGATCAATCTGCATTGTGTGAAAATTCACAAGTTAGTGACGACAAAGTTTATGGCCAGGTAGGCCAGCAACGACTTGCACCCGTCATTAAGGTTGCACCTGGTAACATGGAGCTTATTGAAATTTCTCCTAGGCTTGACAAACTTAAGTTACTTCTATCAGAGAATCCTTATGGGTCTGAGGAAGTCCTGGAAGTGGAGGATTTGTATGAGGGAAAAAATAAAACTGGATTGTATAGGTGGGATGATCTTGTTGAAAGGGTTCAGGCTAGTAATGATGAATTGAGGGCTGGATTACTGGCCCTTTCAGCTGTAGAGATTGAAGGGTATTGGAGAATTGTGGAGGAAAAATACATGGACATGATTCTAAGGATGCTTTTGCACAATTCTGTATTGAATGACTGGTCATTAGATGCACTTGATGAAGCTGAGGTTGTAAGGGTGCTAGCATCAGATGGATTTCCACACAAGCTTGCCCTCCATTGTTTGGATGTTTATGGCAGTAAGATGGATGAGGATGTGTGTGCAAATTATATTTGGAAGTTAAATGGGAGGAGAGTATGTGTGCATTTTGCAAGAGAAATCTTGAAAGCAGGGAAAAGGAAGATGGAAAATTTTATGGTGGAATGGTTGAAACAGATTCCAGATGGCATGCAGGCAAGTTTTGATATGTTGGAAGGGGAAGTCTTAACGGAGAAGCTTGGTGTTGAGACATGGGTTCGTGCCTTTAGTGTTTCTTCACTGCCCTCAACTCCTGCTGAGCGTTTTTCCATTCTCTTTAGAGAGCGATCAAAATGGGAGtggaaggatttacatccatacATCAG GGATCTAAAGGTACCTGGTCTTTCTTCAGAAGCATTGTTGCTCAAGTACACTCGAAGAACACAACCAAGCCTAGATGCAGAACCTGTTTTTAGTGCAAGATAG